One Rhizobium sp. NRK18 genomic window carries:
- a CDS encoding ROK family protein — protein MREAGVSIPGEVDAANGVCIQSPRFGWHNLPFADILGEKVHVPVWIDDDVNAFTVAQRLFGAGRQYKNFVTLAVGTGIGSSLVVNGELFRGSHGAAGKLGHITAVEGGRLCECGRRGCLMAHSAEPAMVEDWGRAKGFEATRADFAAAIDEKDEKAIAVMTAAGEMIGRHLADLVNLFDPEVVVAGGESMQFGDAILEPIKAAMEKYLFFAKPELLPDWVPNSWARGAAALATQHFFNFEIE, from the coding sequence GTGAGGGAAGCAGGGGTATCGATCCCGGGCGAAGTCGATGCCGCGAATGGGGTGTGCATCCAAAGCCCCCGATTTGGCTGGCACAACCTTCCATTCGCAGACATACTCGGCGAAAAGGTTCACGTTCCGGTGTGGATCGACGACGACGTAAACGCCTTCACCGTGGCCCAAAGGCTTTTCGGCGCAGGGCGTCAGTACAAGAATTTCGTCACGCTTGCGGTCGGCACGGGCATCGGCAGTTCTCTGGTTGTCAACGGCGAACTGTTTCGAGGCAGTCATGGAGCTGCCGGCAAACTTGGCCATATCACGGCCGTCGAGGGCGGCAGGCTTTGTGAATGCGGTCGACGCGGTTGCCTCATGGCTCATTCCGCCGAGCCGGCCATGGTCGAGGACTGGGGCCGTGCCAAGGGTTTCGAGGCGACACGGGCCGATTTTGCGGCTGCCATTGACGAAAAGGATGAAAAGGCGATCGCCGTCATGACGGCAGCCGGTGAAATGATCGGACGTCATCTCGCCGATCTGGTGAACCTCTTCGATCCGGAGGTTGTTGTCGCGGGCGGGGAATCCATGCAGTTCGGTGACGCCATTCTCGAGCCGATCAAGGCCGCGATGGAAAAGTATCTTTTCTTTGCAAAACCGGAGTTGCTGCCTGACTGGGTTCCCAATTCATGGGCACGGGGTGCCGCAGCCCTTGCAACCCAGCACTTCTTCAACTTTGAGATCGAATAG
- a CDS encoding Beta-galactosidase C-terminal domain, with the protein MEGCASQIGGFGCTPHSRHRLRPGSIPLLPSLPHGVEVSLREAADRKLLFVLNTTAETKEVELPSSTDLLTGKAQSGMTVLSGYEVLVLEQSIQGDARKTWRG; encoded by the coding sequence ATGGAAGGTTGTGCCAGCCAAATCGGGGGCTTTGGATGCACACCCCATTCGCGGCATCGACTTCGCCCGGGATCGATACCCCTGCTTCCCTCACTTCCGCACGGTGTCGAGGTCTCGCTCCGCGAGGCCGCTGACCGAAAGTTGCTGTTCGTGCTGAACACGACTGCGGAAACGAAGGAAGTGGAGCTGCCTTCAAGCACCGATCTCTTGACCGGCAAAGCGCAGAGCGGAATGACCGTGCTTTCGGGATATGAGGTCTTGGTGCTTGAACAGTCTATTCAAGGCGACGCTCGGAAAACATGGCGTGGCTGA
- a CDS encoding bifunctional allantoicase/(S)-ureidoglycine aminohydrolase: protein MPSYFSKVGGLPPQTQTLSSKAVFTTAYAVIPRTVMSDIVTSVLPHWDRTRAWIISRPLSGFAETFAQYIMEVAPGGGSVKPEPDARAQAAIFVVDGEATITVDGTDRPLRAGSFAYIPAGAAWTFRNDSASAVRFHWVRKKFQMVEGLERPPAIFTHEEDCVLHAMPDTDGKWATTRFIDPADVRYDMHLNIVTFEPGATIPFMETHIMEHGLYVLEGKAVYRLNEDWVEVEAGDYMWLRAFCPQACYAGGPGRFRYLLYKDVNRHPEL, encoded by the coding sequence ATGCCCTCATACTTCTCCAAGGTTGGTGGCCTGCCACCGCAAACCCAGACGCTTTCGAGCAAGGCCGTGTTCACCACCGCTTATGCGGTCATTCCCAGAACGGTCATGAGTGACATCGTCACGAGCGTCCTGCCGCATTGGGACCGGACACGGGCCTGGATCATCTCAAGACCGTTGAGCGGCTTTGCCGAAACTTTTGCCCAGTACATCATGGAGGTGGCGCCGGGTGGCGGCAGCGTGAAGCCCGAACCCGATGCCCGCGCCCAGGCGGCAATCTTCGTCGTCGACGGCGAAGCGACGATCACCGTCGACGGTACCGACCGGCCGCTGCGTGCCGGCTCATTCGCCTATATCCCGGCCGGCGCCGCCTGGACGTTCCGCAATGACAGCGCGTCCGCCGTCCGCTTCCACTGGGTACGCAAGAAGTTCCAGATGGTCGAAGGCCTGGAGCGGCCGCCTGCCATCTTCACCCATGAGGAAGACTGCGTGCTGCACGCCATGCCCGACACCGACGGAAAATGGGCCACGACCCGCTTCATCGACCCCGCCGATGTGCGCTACGACATGCACCTCAACATCGTCACATTCGAGCCGGGTGCGACGATCCCGTTCATGGAAACCCATATCATGGAGCACGGGCTCTATGTGCTCGAGGGCAAGGCCGTCTACCGGCTGAACGAGGACTGGGTGGAGGTCGAGGCCGGCGACTACATGTGGCTGCGCGCATTCTGCCCTCAGGCCTGTTACGCCGGCGGCCCCGGCCGCTTCCGCTATCTTCTCTACAAGGACGTGAACCGCCACCCGGAACTCTGA
- a CDS encoding glycerate kinase yields the protein MTDIGSPETFLRTLFDKAVEVADPMRSLAGFLPQKPEGRVIVVGAGKASARMAEAVEAAWGPCEGLVITRYGYQRPCRGIEIVEAAHPVPDQAGLEATRRMLDLVSGAGEGDFVLALISGGASALLVAPVEGVTLEEKKAVNAALLSSGAPIDRMNTVRKHLSRVKGGQLAAAAWPARMLTLMISDVPGDDPAFIGSGPTVGDPSSQADALAILEKWNVAVPESVLAALKKPNRVVAPDDERLSRVENVIYAAPRQSLEAAAELARAAGVEVRMLGDALEGEAREVAAVQAAEALRVRAARRAGDPPVLLLSGGELTVTRKGQGIGGPNAEFSLALALALDGADGIHAIACDTDGVDGAAEVAGALVGPATLALAHENGVVAKTALAENDAHTFFAKIGGQVVTGPTLTNVNDFRAILIT from the coding sequence TTGACTGATATCGGATCGCCGGAAACCTTCTTGCGCACGCTGTTCGACAAGGCCGTCGAGGTCGCCGATCCCATGCGGTCGCTGGCGGGCTTCCTGCCGCAAAAACCCGAAGGCCGGGTCATCGTGGTCGGTGCCGGCAAGGCGAGCGCCCGCATGGCCGAAGCGGTGGAGGCCGCTTGGGGGCCGTGCGAGGGACTGGTCATCACCCGTTATGGCTATCAGCGGCCCTGCCGCGGCATCGAAATCGTCGAGGCCGCCCATCCGGTGCCGGATCAGGCTGGGTTGGAAGCGACCCGACGCATGCTCGATCTCGTCAGCGGGGCAGGCGAGGGCGACTTCGTGCTGGCGCTCATTTCCGGCGGCGCCTCCGCGTTGCTGGTCGCGCCCGTCGAAGGCGTGACTCTCGAAGAGAAAAAGGCGGTCAATGCCGCGCTTCTTTCCTCCGGCGCGCCGATCGACAGGATGAACACCGTTCGCAAGCATCTGAGCCGGGTGAAAGGCGGTCAGCTGGCCGCCGCGGCTTGGCCGGCCCGCATGCTGACCCTGATGATCTCCGACGTGCCCGGCGACGATCCCGCCTTCATCGGTTCCGGTCCGACGGTCGGCGATCCGTCGTCGCAGGCCGATGCACTGGCGATCCTGGAAAAGTGGAATGTGGCCGTTCCCGAAAGCGTGCTCGCCGCGCTGAAGAAGCCCAACCGCGTGGTCGCGCCCGATGACGAAAGGCTGTCGCGGGTGGAAAACGTCATCTACGCCGCGCCAAGGCAATCGCTCGAGGCGGCCGCCGAGCTCGCGCGGGCGGCGGGAGTCGAAGTCCGCATGCTCGGCGACGCGCTGGAGGGCGAGGCCCGCGAGGTTGCCGCCGTTCAGGCTGCCGAGGCGTTGCGCGTTCGCGCCGCCCGCCGTGCCGGCGATCCGCCGGTGCTCCTGTTGTCGGGCGGCGAACTGACGGTGACGCGCAAGGGGCAGGGCATCGGTGGCCCGAATGCCGAGTTCTCTCTGGCGCTTGCCCTCGCACTCGACGGTGCTGACGGCATCCACGCGATCGCCTGCGACACCGACGGCGTCGACGGCGCGGCAGAGGTGGCGGGCGCGCTCGTTGGCCCTGCGACGCTGGCGCTCGCCCATGAAAACGGCGTGGTCGCTAAGACGGCGCTTGCCGAAAACGACGCCCACACCTTCTTTGCGAAGATCGGCGGTCAGGTCGTCACCGGCCCGACCCTGACGAATGTCAATGATTTCCGGGCGATCCTGATCACCTGA
- a CDS encoding (2Fe-2S)-binding protein → MPAELVRAWAWLGEASPLRLRWSPLYGDWFTVADLADPGSEALSTLLAYQRSFARGMDQRTQAAYLIGQYSYFHTLALAAALLREGVIPVFAPNALTWRLVSAEIGMPARLELGVKSASVRPASEGAVAPELERAFAPIIEALRARTGFGRRPQWRIAADSIASAFLDVGRANGDQAKAADRVEAIVKTAGSPFANDALAFVRVAASHGDASEIFRLRGGCCRYVKVEGGSLCPTCVLRDREEQLALLQTFMDERQG, encoded by the coding sequence ATGCCGGCCGAACTGGTCCGGGCTTGGGCATGGCTTGGAGAGGCCTCGCCGCTTCGATTGCGTTGGTCGCCCCTCTACGGGGACTGGTTTACCGTAGCCGACCTCGCCGATCCCGGCTCCGAGGCGCTCTCCACCCTGCTGGCCTACCAGCGTTCCTTCGCCCGCGGCATGGATCAGCGAACGCAGGCGGCCTATCTCATCGGCCAGTACTCCTATTTCCATACGCTCGCCTTGGCGGCGGCGCTTCTGCGCGAAGGCGTTATCCCGGTCTTCGCACCAAACGCGCTGACATGGCGCCTTGTGTCCGCAGAAATCGGAATGCCTGCCCGCCTCGAACTCGGCGTAAAGAGCGCGTCCGTCCGGCCTGCGTCGGAAGGCGCGGTAGCGCCCGAACTGGAGCGCGCCTTTGCGCCGATCATCGAAGCCCTGAGAGCAAGGACCGGCTTCGGCCGCAGGCCGCAATGGCGGATCGCTGCCGACTCCATCGCCTCCGCCTTTCTCGATGTCGGCAGGGCGAACGGGGACCAGGCAAAGGCGGCGGATCGTGTCGAGGCGATCGTCAAGACCGCTGGTTCCCCATTCGCCAACGATGCACTTGCCTTTGTTCGCGTCGCCGCCTCGCACGGCGACGCCAGCGAGATATTCCGGCTGCGCGGCGGCTGCTGCCGCTATGTGAAGGTCGAGGGCGGCAGCCTGTGTCCGACCTGCGTCCTGCGCGACCGCGAAGAGCAGCTTGCCCTTCTGCAAACCTTCATGGATGAGCGTCAGGGCTGA
- a CDS encoding glutamine synthetase family protein, which yields MTDAETFFRDNPDIEILEAFVIDVNGVPRGKWIPRDRALDVLEKGMAIPRSVYALDVWGRDVNAAGLAEGTGDPDGLCFPVPGTLSRVTWLQRPTAQVMLGMRDTDGKGFYGDPRQVLANVLEKYRKLKLTPVVATELEFYLIDPVRSALDPVRPPNSREGRWQSGQTQVLSISELQDFENVFHDIAIACRAQSVPADTTLRENGPGQYEINLNHVPDALEAADNALLLKRIVKGVARKHDLDATFMAKPYGLQAGSGMHVHFSVLDENGNNIYAGENGPADTLFHSVGGLLANMGESMAVFAPHANSYRRLRPSEHAPTYASWGIDNRSAAVRVIVASKPATRIEHRVAGADTNPYLVLAMILNAALLGMREKIQPGGAITGDDHAISHEPLPTNWDYALGKFAKSGFAYATFGPKYRALYASCKQQEISEFSLRVTDVEYDAYIRTV from the coding sequence ATGACTGATGCCGAGACCTTCTTCCGGGACAATCCGGACATCGAGATCCTGGAGGCCTTCGTCATCGATGTGAACGGCGTTCCGCGCGGCAAGTGGATCCCCCGCGACCGCGCCCTCGACGTGCTCGAAAAAGGGATGGCGATCCCGCGCTCCGTCTACGCGCTCGATGTCTGGGGCCGCGACGTCAACGCCGCCGGACTTGCGGAAGGCACCGGCGATCCGGACGGCCTGTGCTTTCCGGTTCCCGGCACGCTGTCGCGTGTCACCTGGCTCCAAAGACCGACGGCGCAGGTCATGCTCGGCATGCGGGATACGGATGGCAAGGGCTTTTACGGCGATCCGCGGCAGGTGCTCGCCAACGTCCTGGAGAAATACCGCAAGCTGAAGCTGACGCCCGTCGTCGCCACCGAGCTTGAGTTCTACCTCATCGACCCGGTGCGCTCGGCGCTCGACCCCGTCAGGCCGCCGAACTCGCGCGAGGGGCGCTGGCAGAGCGGCCAGACGCAGGTGCTGTCGATTTCCGAGCTGCAGGATTTCGAGAACGTCTTTCACGACATCGCAATCGCCTGTCGGGCGCAATCGGTGCCGGCCGATACGACGCTGCGTGAAAACGGTCCCGGCCAGTACGAGATCAACCTCAATCATGTCCCGGATGCGCTGGAAGCCGCAGACAATGCGCTGCTTTTAAAGCGCATCGTCAAGGGCGTGGCGCGCAAGCACGATCTCGACGCCACCTTCATGGCCAAGCCCTACGGCCTGCAGGCCGGCAGCGGCATGCATGTGCATTTCTCCGTTCTCGACGAGAATGGCAACAACATCTATGCGGGCGAAAACGGTCCGGCCGATACGCTGTTCCATTCCGTCGGCGGGCTGCTCGCGAACATGGGAGAGAGCATGGCGGTGTTCGCACCGCACGCCAACTCCTATCGCCGTCTGCGCCCAAGCGAGCACGCGCCGACCTACGCCTCCTGGGGCATCGACAACCGGTCGGCTGCCGTCCGCGTCATCGTCGCCAGCAAGCCGGCGACCCGCATCGAGCACCGCGTGGCGGGCGCGGATACCAACCCTTACCTAGTGCTTGCGATGATCCTCAATGCGGCCCTTCTCGGCATGCGCGAGAAAATCCAGCCCGGCGGGGCGATTACCGGCGACGACCATGCGATCAGCCATGAGCCGCTGCCGACCAACTGGGACTATGCGCTCGGCAAGTTCGCCAAGTCCGGTTTCGCTTATGCGACCTTCGGGCCGAAATACCGGGCGCTCTACGCCTCCTGCAAGCAGCAGGAGATTTCCGAATTCTCGCTCCGCGTGACGGATGTTGAATACGACGCTTACATCAGGACGGTCTGA
- a CDS encoding NAD(P)/FAD-dependent oxidoreductase: MNAPTSLANNPGHAPSWYAASANDKTIRPTLEGDVEADVCIIGAGFSGISAGLTLAERGYSVIVLEGSRIGFGASGRNGGQIVNGYSRDLKTIASRYGEEKAVKLGAMSLEGGNIIRERVETYGIDCDLRHGGFFAAFTDKQIREMAAHKAHWEKHGHDGLEMVAKADLPGIVKCDLYAGGMVDRYGGHIHPLNLVLGEARALESLGGRIFENSRATGVDTGPSPSVRTAKGSVKAKYVLVCGNAYLGELLPQIGSRMMPVSSQVIVTEPLDEATITNLLPADYCVEDANYVLDYYRRTADNRLLFGGGIGYGGQDPANIVAKIQPHLAKTFPSLAKKKIDFAWSGNFALTFSRIPHMGKLSDTVYFSHGDSGHGVTTTHLLGKILGEAVSGHAERFDVWSSLPNFPFPGGKTFRVPLTALGAWWYGLRDKLGM, translated from the coding sequence ATGAACGCACCGACTTCGCTTGCCAACAACCCGGGCCACGCCCCTTCCTGGTATGCCGCCAGCGCCAACGACAAGACCATCCGCCCGACGCTCGAAGGCGATGTCGAGGCGGATGTCTGCATCATCGGGGCGGGATTTTCCGGGATCTCGGCAGGCCTGACGCTTGCCGAACGCGGCTATTCGGTCATCGTCCTGGAAGGCAGCCGCATCGGCTTCGGCGCCTCCGGCCGCAATGGCGGCCAGATCGTCAACGGCTACAGCCGCGACCTGAAGACCATCGCTTCGCGCTATGGCGAGGAGAAGGCGGTCAAGCTCGGTGCCATGTCGCTCGAGGGCGGCAACATCATCCGCGAACGCGTCGAGACCTATGGCATCGACTGCGACCTCAGGCATGGCGGCTTCTTTGCAGCGTTCACCGACAAGCAGATCCGCGAGATGGCAGCGCACAAGGCGCATTGGGAGAAGCACGGTCATGACGGGCTGGAGATGGTGGCGAAGGCCGACCTGCCCGGCATCGTCAAATGCGATCTCTATGCCGGCGGCATGGTCGATCGCTACGGCGGCCACATTCACCCGTTGAACCTGGTGCTCGGCGAAGCGCGCGCCCTGGAAAGCCTCGGCGGCCGCATCTTCGAAAACAGCCGGGCGACCGGCGTCGATACCGGCCCCTCGCCCTCGGTGAGAACCGCTAAGGGATCGGTCAAGGCGAAATACGTGCTCGTCTGCGGCAATGCCTATCTCGGGGAATTGCTGCCGCAGATCGGCAGCCGGATGATGCCGGTGTCCAGCCAGGTGATCGTCACCGAGCCGCTGGACGAGGCGACGATCACCAATCTCCTGCCTGCGGATTACTGTGTCGAGGATGCCAATTATGTGCTCGACTACTACCGCCGCACCGCCGATAACCGGCTGCTGTTCGGCGGCGGGATCGGCTATGGCGGACAGGATCCGGCCAATATCGTCGCCAAGATCCAGCCGCATCTGGCCAAGACGTTCCCGTCACTGGCGAAGAAGAAGATCGACTTTGCCTGGAGCGGCAATTTCGCACTCACCTTCAGCCGCATTCCGCACATGGGCAAGCTGTCCGACACGGTCTACTTCTCGCATGGCGACAGCGGCCATGGCGTGACGACGACTCACCTGCTCGGCAAGATCCTTGGCGAGGCGGTGTCCGGCCATGCCGAACGGTTCGATGTCTGGAGTTCGCTGCCGAACTTCCCCTTCCCCGGCGGCAAGACCTTCCGGGTGCCGCTGACCGCGCTCGGGGCATGGTGGTACGGCCTGAGGGACAAGCTCGGAATGTGA
- the rirA gene encoding iron-responsive transcriptional regulator RirA, translating into MRLTKQTNYAVRMLMYCAANDGRLSRIPEIAKAYGVSELFLFKILQPLNKAGIVETVRGRNGGVRLGRPADKISLFDVVKVTEDNFAMAECFEDGVAECPLVDSCGLNSALRKALNAFFEVLMEYSIDDLVKARPQINFLLGIDENDRVRAGVAAPAA; encoded by the coding sequence ATGCGACTGACGAAACAGACCAATTATGCGGTGCGCATGTTGATGTATTGCGCTGCCAATGACGGCAGGCTGAGCCGCATTCCGGAGATCGCCAAGGCCTACGGCGTTTCCGAGCTGTTTCTGTTCAAGATCCTGCAGCCGCTCAACAAGGCCGGCATCGTCGAGACGGTGCGCGGCCGCAATGGCGGCGTACGCCTTGGCCGTCCGGCGGACAAGATCAGCCTGTTCGATGTCGTCAAGGTCACCGAGGACAACTTCGCCATGGCGGAATGCTTCGAGGACGGCGTGGCAGAATGCCCGCTGGTCGACAGCTGCGGCCTGAATTCGGCGCTGCGCAAAGCCCTGAACGCATTCTTCGAAGTACTGATGGAATATTCGATCGACGACCTCGTCAAGGCGCGGCCGCAGATCAACTTCCTGCTCGGCATTGACGAGAACGACCGGGTCCGTGCAGGCGTGGCGGCACCGGCCGCCTGA